Proteins found in one Halobellus limi genomic segment:
- a CDS encoding RraA family protein — translation MFEIPTDAVLLYDIGGSTASHIGETGVEVSPGDVAIGDANGVVVVPQDIAVDVLGEAEEIEEAEDELRETVRSGVGVLDAFEHHGMFNAIM, via the coding sequence ATGTTCGAGATACCCACGGACGCGGTCTTACTGTACGACATCGGCGGGAGTACGGCCTCGCACATCGGCGAAACCGGCGTCGAGGTGTCGCCCGGTGACGTGGCCATCGGGGATGCGAATGGCGTCGTAGTCGTTCCTCAGGACATCGCCGTCGACGTGCTGGGAGAGGCCGAGGAGATAGAAGAGGCGGAGGACGAACTCCGGGAGACAGTTCGAAGCGGCGTCGGCGTCCTCGACGCGTTCGAGCACCACGGTATGTTCAATGCGATTATGTGA
- a CDS encoding MaoC/PaaZ C-terminal domain-containing protein gives MVRDRYFEEIAEGEHTQSRGRTITEADLVNFAGVSGDFHPLHTDAEHAAQSSFSERIAHGLLVLSVSAALAMEYNEHAFFYGFETIRFVNPTFIGDTISVKTEVVETVEKSDEYGRVVTHAEATNQDGEMVLIYDLIELLERE, from the coding sequence ATGGTTCGCGACCGGTACTTCGAGGAAATAGCAGAGGGAGAGCACACCCAGAGCCGCGGGCGAACGATCACCGAAGCTGACCTAGTCAACTTCGCTGGCGTCTCAGGGGACTTCCATCCGCTCCACACCGACGCCGAACACGCCGCTCAGTCCTCCTTCAGCGAGCGCATCGCTCACGGCCTCCTCGTCCTGAGCGTCTCGGCGGCGCTGGCGATGGAGTACAACGAACACGCCTTTTTTTACGGCTTCGAGACCATCCGGTTCGTTAATCCGACGTTCATCGGCGACACGATCAGCGTCAAGACGGAAGTCGTCGAAACTGTAGAGAAGAGCGACGAGTACGGCCGGGTCGTGACCCACGCCGAGGCGACCAATCAGGATGGCGAGATGGTCCTCATCTACGACCTTATCGAACTCCTCGAACGCGAGTAG
- a CDS encoding MaoC family dehydratase: protein MYEGRTFQDYEIGERFESEGRTVTEADIRMFVGATGSTHPAHVDHEYCADHPLVDGVVAHGTLTLAVTDGFLSDEVTTPAALALNYGHENVRYVEPVYPGDTLSAAMEIIETDQRSEEWGSLTLDVELANQDDDAVLTETQTVIVATSENESVRD, encoded by the coding sequence ATGTACGAAGGACGCACCTTTCAGGACTACGAGATTGGAGAGCGGTTCGAGAGCGAGGGCCGGACGGTCACGGAAGCCGACATTCGCATGTTCGTCGGGGCGACGGGGTCGACCCATCCCGCACACGTCGACCACGAGTACTGCGCCGACCACCCGCTCGTCGACGGCGTCGTGGCCCACGGAACGCTCACGCTCGCGGTGACTGACGGCTTCCTCTCCGACGAGGTCACCACTCCCGCGGCGCTCGCCCTGAACTACGGCCACGAAAACGTCCGCTACGTCGAACCGGTCTATCCCGGCGACACGCTATCGGCTGCGATGGAGATCATCGAGACGGACCAGCGCTCGGAAGAGTGGGGGTCGCTGACGCTTGACGTCGAACTCGCGAATCAGGACGACGACGCCGTGCTGACCGAGACCCAGACCGTCATCGTCGCGACGAGTGAAAACGAATCGGTGCGAGACTGA
- the dgoD gene encoding galactonate dehydratase: protein MEITSVDSVHLGGSATCVRIRTDAGVDGYGEASVETAPEATLDIVERLGDRYLVGRDPTPIAKLWQEMGDALWYHQGPVANGALTGIEHALWDIKGKDLGVPVYELLGGPVREEVRTYKWIGADSRNDLPDQARERVDQGFDAIKFSPTPDDPPAYPQVVDEVVEVVSAVRAAVGPNVDLMLDPASRWKLPEAKHVLEELERYDPLFAEDFIAPEHVKAVEKLADSTRIPYALGDRLTGLREFEPVVQRDAAAVLQPDICHVGGLSVITNLAGMAEHHGMRIAPHNPQGPIATAAAVHVDLSVPNFLIQEVAGTDFFGAWDAADYLDTAAIEIEDGYIQKPSKPGLGIEVDDALFEDDLDVPNAPLFVDRSDFHVPEW, encoded by the coding sequence ATGGAGATCACCAGCGTGGACAGCGTCCACCTCGGCGGCAGCGCCACCTGTGTCCGGATCCGGACCGACGCCGGCGTGGACGGATATGGGGAAGCGTCGGTCGAAACGGCGCCGGAGGCGACGCTCGATATCGTAGAACGCTTGGGTGACCGGTACCTCGTCGGTCGGGACCCAACGCCGATAGCGAAGCTCTGGCAAGAGATGGGCGACGCGCTCTGGTACCATCAAGGTCCCGTCGCCAACGGCGCGCTTACCGGGATCGAGCACGCGCTCTGGGACATCAAGGGGAAGGACCTGGGTGTCCCCGTATACGAACTGCTGGGCGGGCCAGTCCGCGAAGAGGTCCGCACGTACAAGTGGATCGGTGCGGACTCCCGGAACGACCTGCCCGACCAGGCTCGCGAGCGCGTCGACCAGGGCTTCGACGCGATCAAGTTCAGTCCGACGCCCGACGACCCGCCAGCGTATCCTCAGGTTGTCGACGAGGTGGTCGAGGTAGTCTCTGCAGTCCGGGCGGCGGTCGGGCCAAATGTCGACCTTATGCTTGACCCGGCCTCACGGTGGAAACTGCCCGAGGCCAAGCACGTTCTTGAGGAACTCGAACGGTACGACCCGCTGTTCGCGGAGGACTTCATCGCACCGGAACACGTAAAAGCGGTCGAGAAACTCGCCGACAGCACCCGGATCCCCTACGCCCTCGGCGACCGCCTGACGGGGCTCCGGGAGTTCGAACCAGTCGTCCAGCGCGACGCTGCGGCCGTCCTCCAGCCGGACATCTGTCACGTGGGCGGCCTCTCGGTGATTACGAACCTCGCCGGCATGGCCGAGCACCACGGGATGCGGATCGCACCCCACAATCCACAGGGCCCCATTGCGACGGCCGCCGCCGTCCACGTCGACCTCTCAGTCCCGAACTTCCTCATCCAGGAGGTGGCTGGCACCGACTTCTTCGGCGCCTGGGACGCCGCCGACTACCTCGATACGGCGGCCATCGAGATAGAGGACGGGTACATCCAGAAACCGTCGAAACCGGGGCTCGGCATCGAAGTCGACGACGCCCTGTTCGAAGACGACCTCGACGTGCCGAACGCACCGCTTTTCGTCGACCGCAGCGACTTCCACGTCCCGGAGTGGTAA